From a region of the Salvelinus namaycush isolate Seneca chromosome 40, SaNama_1.0, whole genome shotgun sequence genome:
- the LOC120033566 gene encoding pituitary tumor-transforming gene 1 protein-interacting protein-like, giving the protein MDLRSLVGLPAVLLLFGLVAVFAQTAAPSLVCETKNGTNCEECLTIVTCLWCQKTKLCITYPVNTILPSHALCPLNDARWGRCWVNFQSLIIAMAVVGGVIIIAFLVCLFCCCKCEHIGSTRFDAKMERRTNKMKGKQEERKAEMKMRHDEIRTKYGLSGSNPYSKFS; this is encoded by the exons ATGGATTTGAGGAGTTTAGTAGGCCTACCTGCTGTTCTGCTACTCTTCGGTTTAGTCGCTGTGTTCGCGCAAACTGCCGCACCTAGCCTAG tGTGTGAGACTAAGAATGGAACAAACTGTGAGGAATGTCTAACGATTGTGACG TGCCTGTGGTGTCAGAAGACTAAGTTGTGTATCACGTACCCAGTCAACACCATCCTCCCCTCGCACGCCCTCTGCCCCCTCAACGATGCACGCTGGGGACGCTGCtggg TGAACTTCCAGTCATTGATCATCGCCATGGCGGTGGTGGGTGGAGTCATTATCATCGCCTTCCTGGTCTGCCTCTTCTGCTGCTGCAAGTGTGAACACATCGG gtctaCGAGGTTCGATGCCAAGATGGAGAGACGGACCAATAAGATGAAGGGAAAGCAGGAAGAGAG AAAGGCAGAGATGAAGATGAGGCATGACGAAATCAGAACGAAATATG gtCTCAGTGGGTCCAACCCGTACTCCAAATTCTCCTGA